From Alosa sapidissima isolate fAloSap1 chromosome 7, fAloSap1.pri, whole genome shotgun sequence, the proteins below share one genomic window:
- the samhd1 gene encoding deoxynucleoside triphosphate triphosphohydrolase SAMHD1 isoform X2 translates to MDSRKRPREDLPRNSTDHFKTPEKRVSVVPRPDRSFTQWDVDFRNWDIETTCRYLRREGLEEWESKFKEQQITGVGLRYLTESQLEKIGIGPLGKRLQILHSLQKLWQITSVPMKVFNDPIHGHIEMHPLLVCIIDTPQFQRLRYIKQLGGTYLVFPGASHNRFEHSVGVGYLAGRLVQALNERQPELLITKQDILCVQIAGLCHDLGHGPFSHMYDGMFIPKVRPDCKWKHEMASVKMFDHLVKENGLESVMREHGLTLPDDLVFIKEQIAGPPESPVLTRKGQAPWPYKGRPEEKSFLYEIVANKRNGIDVDKWDYFARDCYHLGIQNNFDYRRFLKFARVCEVKGTKHICTREKEVGNLYDMFHTRNCLHRRAYQHKVGNIVETMITEALVKADPYIQIQGSGGKMFTLSTAIDDMDAYTKLTDHVFEQILYSSSEELAGAREILQNIICRRLYKCVGQTHPTKHVDVSQGKLLEWAKDVARSKPSGTDVEFQGEDFVVNVIHMDYGMKGKNPINNVRFYCKNDPTKAIKIRKNQVSQLLPEKFAEQLIRVHCKRTDERSLEAAKKYFVQWCMDMNFTKPQDGDVTAPELTPLKASWASTDNDDDDDDDDDDDDVEEIDEGRSHPASKHSTPQNGGMKVKTRLAL, encoded by the exons ATGGATAGTCGGAAACGTCCCAGAGAGGATTTACCACGCAATTCAACCGACCATTTCAAAACCCCAGAGAAGCGGGTGTCAGTGGTTCCACGCCCGGATAGGAGCTTCACGCAGTGGGATGTAGATTTCAGAAACTGGGATATTGAAACAACTTGTCGTTATCTTCGTCGTGAAGGACTTGAAGAATGGGAGAGCAAATTTAAAG AACAACAGATCACTGGGGTGGGTCTGCGCTACCTCACAGAGTCTCAGCTGGAGAAGATTGGCATTGG ACCCTTGGGAAAACGCCTACAGATACTCCACAGCCTGCAGAAACTATGGCAGATCACAAGTGTGCCTATGAAG GTCTTCAACGACCCCATCCACGGCCACATTGAGATGCACCCGCTCCTGGTGTGCATTATCGACACACCTCAGTTCCAGCGGCTCCGCTACATCAAACAGCTGGGTGGGACCTACCTAGTGTTCCCTGGGGCGTCCCACAACCGTTTTGAACACTctgtcgg GGTTGGCTATCTGGCTGGCCGGCTGGTCCAAGCCCTGAACGAAAGACAACCGGAGCTGCTCATAACCAAGCAGGATATCCTGTGTGTGCAAATCGCAGGCCTGTGCCATGACTTGG GACATGGGCCTTTCTCACACATGTACGATGGAATGTTCATCCCCAAAGTTCGTCCTGATTGCAAGTGGAAG CACGAGATGGCCTCTGTAAAGATGTTTGACCATTTGGTGAAGGAGAATGGTCTGGAGTCCGTGATGCGGGAGCATGGCCTGACCCTCCCCGATGACCTGGTGTTCATTAAGGAGCAGATCGCTGGACCCCCGGAGAGCCCCGTGCTGACTCGCAAAGGCCAGGCCCCT TGGCCCTACAAAGGCAGGCCTGAGGAGAAGTCCTTCCTGTATGAGATTGTGGCCAACAAAAGGAACGGCATCGATGTGGACAAGTGGGACTACTTTGCGAG ggactGTTACCACCTTGGTATCCAGAACAACTTTGACTATCGGCGCTTCCTGAAGTTTGCCCGTGTGTGCGAGGTCAAGGGGACGAAGCACATTTGCACAAGAGAAAAG GAAGTGGGGAACCTGTATGACATGTTCCACACACGGAACTGCCTCCATCGCAGAGCCTACCAGCACAAGGTTGGCAACATCGTTGAGACCAT GATTACAGAGGCTCTGGTAAAGGCAGACCCCTACATTCAGATCCAGGGCTCAGGAGGGAAGAtgttcactctctccacagccatAGATGACATGGATGCCTACACTAAACTCACAG acCACGTCTTTGAGCAGATCCTCTATTCGTCCTCTGAGGAGTTGGCAGGAGCCCGAGAGATCCTTCAGAACATCATCTGCCGACGGCTGTACAAGTGTGTGGGTCAGACCCACCCCACCAAACACGTGGACGTGTCCCAG GGTAAGCTGCTGGAGTGGGCTAAAGATGTGGCTAGGTCCAAACCCAGTGGCACAGATGTGGAGTTCCAAGGAGAGGATTTTGTTGTCAAC GTCATCCACATGGACTACGGCATGAAGGGCAAGAACCCGATCAACAATGTCCGGTTCTACTGCAAGAACGACCCCACCAAGGCCATCAAAATCCGCAAGAATCAG GTGTCCCAACTGCTGCCGGAGAAGTTTGCGGAGCAGCTGATCCGAGTGCACTGCAAGCGCACAGACGAGCGCAGCCTGGAGGCAGCCAAGAAgtactttgtgcagtggtgcatgGACATGAACTTCACCAAGCCTCAG GATGGAGACGTGACTGCGCCAGAACTGACCCCTTTGAAAGCAAGCTGGGCCAGCACCGataacgatgatgatgatgacgacgacgatgatgatgatgatgtcgaAGAAATAGATGAGGGCAGAAGTCATCCAGCAAGCAAACACAGCACACCCCAAAATGGAGGCATGAAAGTGAAAACCCGGCTTGCATTATAG
- the samhd1 gene encoding deoxynucleoside triphosphate triphosphohydrolase SAMHD1 isoform X1 — protein MDSRKRPREDLPRNSTDHFKTPEKRVSVVPRPDRSFTQWDVDFRNWDIETTCRYLRREGLEEWESKFKEQQITGVGLRYLTESQLEKIGIGPLGKRLQILHSLQKLWQITSVPMKVFNDPIHGHIEMHPLLVCIIDTPQFQRLRYIKQLGGTYLVFPGASHNRFEHSVGVGYLAGRLVQALNERQPELLITKQDILCVQIAGLCHDLGHGPFSHMYDGMFIPKVRPDCKWKHEMASVKMFDHLVKENGLESVMREHGLTLPDDLVFIKEQIAGPPESPVLTRKGQAPVSHHGNPMDALPEMERSWPYKGRPEEKSFLYEIVANKRNGIDVDKWDYFARDCYHLGIQNNFDYRRFLKFARVCEVKGTKHICTREKEVGNLYDMFHTRNCLHRRAYQHKVGNIVETMITEALVKADPYIQIQGSGGKMFTLSTAIDDMDAYTKLTDHVFEQILYSSSEELAGAREILQNIICRRLYKCVGQTHPTKHVDVSQGKLLEWAKDVARSKPSGTDVEFQGEDFVVNVIHMDYGMKGKNPINNVRFYCKNDPTKAIKIRKNQVSQLLPEKFAEQLIRVHCKRTDERSLEAAKKYFVQWCMDMNFTKPQDGDVTAPELTPLKASWASTDNDDDDDDDDDDDDVEEIDEGRSHPASKHSTPQNGGMKVKTRLAL, from the exons ATGGATAGTCGGAAACGTCCCAGAGAGGATTTACCACGCAATTCAACCGACCATTTCAAAACCCCAGAGAAGCGGGTGTCAGTGGTTCCACGCCCGGATAGGAGCTTCACGCAGTGGGATGTAGATTTCAGAAACTGGGATATTGAAACAACTTGTCGTTATCTTCGTCGTGAAGGACTTGAAGAATGGGAGAGCAAATTTAAAG AACAACAGATCACTGGGGTGGGTCTGCGCTACCTCACAGAGTCTCAGCTGGAGAAGATTGGCATTGG ACCCTTGGGAAAACGCCTACAGATACTCCACAGCCTGCAGAAACTATGGCAGATCACAAGTGTGCCTATGAAG GTCTTCAACGACCCCATCCACGGCCACATTGAGATGCACCCGCTCCTGGTGTGCATTATCGACACACCTCAGTTCCAGCGGCTCCGCTACATCAAACAGCTGGGTGGGACCTACCTAGTGTTCCCTGGGGCGTCCCACAACCGTTTTGAACACTctgtcgg GGTTGGCTATCTGGCTGGCCGGCTGGTCCAAGCCCTGAACGAAAGACAACCGGAGCTGCTCATAACCAAGCAGGATATCCTGTGTGTGCAAATCGCAGGCCTGTGCCATGACTTGG GACATGGGCCTTTCTCACACATGTACGATGGAATGTTCATCCCCAAAGTTCGTCCTGATTGCAAGTGGAAG CACGAGATGGCCTCTGTAAAGATGTTTGACCATTTGGTGAAGGAGAATGGTCTGGAGTCCGTGATGCGGGAGCATGGCCTGACCCTCCCCGATGACCTGGTGTTCATTAAGGAGCAGATCGCTGGACCCCCGGAGAGCCCCGTGCTGACTCGCAAAGGCCAGGCCCCTGTAAGTCACCATGGCAACCCCATGGATGCGCTTCCAGAAATGGAGAGATCA TGGCCCTACAAAGGCAGGCCTGAGGAGAAGTCCTTCCTGTATGAGATTGTGGCCAACAAAAGGAACGGCATCGATGTGGACAAGTGGGACTACTTTGCGAG ggactGTTACCACCTTGGTATCCAGAACAACTTTGACTATCGGCGCTTCCTGAAGTTTGCCCGTGTGTGCGAGGTCAAGGGGACGAAGCACATTTGCACAAGAGAAAAG GAAGTGGGGAACCTGTATGACATGTTCCACACACGGAACTGCCTCCATCGCAGAGCCTACCAGCACAAGGTTGGCAACATCGTTGAGACCAT GATTACAGAGGCTCTGGTAAAGGCAGACCCCTACATTCAGATCCAGGGCTCAGGAGGGAAGAtgttcactctctccacagccatAGATGACATGGATGCCTACACTAAACTCACAG acCACGTCTTTGAGCAGATCCTCTATTCGTCCTCTGAGGAGTTGGCAGGAGCCCGAGAGATCCTTCAGAACATCATCTGCCGACGGCTGTACAAGTGTGTGGGTCAGACCCACCCCACCAAACACGTGGACGTGTCCCAG GGTAAGCTGCTGGAGTGGGCTAAAGATGTGGCTAGGTCCAAACCCAGTGGCACAGATGTGGAGTTCCAAGGAGAGGATTTTGTTGTCAAC GTCATCCACATGGACTACGGCATGAAGGGCAAGAACCCGATCAACAATGTCCGGTTCTACTGCAAGAACGACCCCACCAAGGCCATCAAAATCCGCAAGAATCAG GTGTCCCAACTGCTGCCGGAGAAGTTTGCGGAGCAGCTGATCCGAGTGCACTGCAAGCGCACAGACGAGCGCAGCCTGGAGGCAGCCAAGAAgtactttgtgcagtggtgcatgGACATGAACTTCACCAAGCCTCAG GATGGAGACGTGACTGCGCCAGAACTGACCCCTTTGAAAGCAAGCTGGGCCAGCACCGataacgatgatgatgatgacgacgacgatgatgatgatgatgtcgaAGAAATAGATGAGGGCAGAAGTCATCCAGCAAGCAAACACAGCACACCCCAAAATGGAGGCATGAAAGTGAAAACCCGGCTTGCATTATAG